The Glycine soja cultivar W05 chromosome 8, ASM419377v2, whole genome shotgun sequence genome has a window encoding:
- the LOC114423765 gene encoding uncharacterized protein LOC114423765 isoform X2 gives MAECVASAFCVKLVTQRRPVRERGFSRQITNLKTFQRKYSRSGCKFVHFSTWKTFDLSVFGTTHLKFTPRLQELPLKCIGLGALVDFNGAKASDLVPVVGQMLLMGSIFLTYMAGVIPVEKSYASYQKTISDKNVFPESSDISGSSAKQNSGFESKYVLNVVREKLLNSLNALANKDYSGDIIVQSAKRPLSLSAVARGPKLRLLWAAFQQVEEEVNSFSISTAVGMDDLFETFYEIIQRSCHSTCTAWLEKEFFLLKGSADKELASMILEKVKGDITIVQSITRSGKKDLYAELLSYLTFGSLREDCYYDSRIFAVHGISILEDLVIALADGVASVYLEFISVDSDVSSKTNSLDMSLCALSTRELQKLRNEVALNQWLYHNMDTVVSMYEDRFDLCILESQPVDVTDSIQTEEQNWWKRLTQQNSKAMSPELHCIDISHFSMPVKRTKELRAVTGWYYIEMQLVN, from the exons atggcAGAATGTGTGGCTTCTGCATTCTGTGTTAAACTGGTTACGCAGAGAAGGCCTGTTAGAGAGAGGGGCTTCTCGCGTCAGATTACAAATCTCAAGACTTTTCAAAG AAAGTATTCCAGAAGTGGATGTAAATTTGTTCACTTTTCTACATGGAAGACATTTGATCTGAGTGTATTTGGGACCACACATTTGAAATTCACTCCTCGTCTTCAGGAACTTCCATTAAAGTGCATTGGTTTAGGGGCTTTGGTTGACTTTAATGGTGCAAAAGCCTCTGATTTGGTTCCAGTTGTTGGCCAGATGCTTTTGATGGGCAGTATATTTCTCACTTATATGGCTGGAGTAATTCCTGTTGAGAAATCTTATGCTAGTTATCAAAAGACTATTTCTGATAAAAATGTGTTTCCTGAAAGCTCAGACATTTCTGGTAG TTCAGCGAAGCAAAATTCTGGTTTTGAGTCAAAGTATGTATTGAATGTGGTGAGAGAAAAACTTTTAAATTCTCTAAATGCTTTAGCTAACAAGGATTATTCTGGAGACATCATCGTTCAATCTGCAAAGAGACCCTTGAGTTTAAGTGCTGTTGCCAGGGGTCCAAAGTTAAGGTTGCTTTGGGCTGCTTTTCAGCAAGTTGAGGAAGAG GTTAATAGTTTCAGCATTTCCACAGCTGTTGGTATGGATGATCTGTTTGAAACgttttatgaaattattcaGAGATCTTGTCACTCTACCTGTACTGCATGGCtggaaaaagaatttttccttcTAAAGGGCAGTGCTGACaag GAACTTGCTTCTATGATACTTGAAAAAGTGAAAGGAGATATCACTATTGTACAGAGCATTACAAGGTCTGGCAAGAAAGATCTGTATGCAGAATTACTTTCATATCTTACTTTTGGTTCTCTCAG GGAGGATTGCTATTATGATTCGCGTATATTTGCTGTGCATGGGATTTCCATTTTAGAAGATTTAGTGATTGCTCTAGCAGATGGGGTTGCAAGCGTATATCTGGAGTTTATTTCAGTTGATAGTGATGTGTCAAGTAAAACCAATAGTTTGGATATGTCATTATGTGCTTTATCCACCAGAGAGCTCCAAAAGTTACGTAATGAG GTGGCTTTGAACCAGTGGTTGTACCACAACATGGACACAGTTGTGTCAATGTATGAGGATCGCTTTGACCTGTGTATTCTTGAGAGCCAACCTGTTGATGTAACAGACAGTATTCAGACCGAAGAGCAAAATTGGTGGAAGAGGCTTACCCAGCAAAATTCAAAAGCAATGTCACCTGAATTACATTGTATTGACATTAGCCATTTCTCAATGCCTGTAAAGCGGACCAAGGAATTAAGAGCTGTGACAGGGTG GTACTACATTGAAATGCAGTTGGTAAATTAA
- the LOC114423765 gene encoding uncharacterized protein LOC114423765 isoform X1 — translation MAECVASAFCVKLVTQRRPVRERGFSRQITNLKTFQRKYSRSGCKFVHFSTWKTFDLSVFGTTHLKFTPRLQELPLKCIGLGALVDFNGAKASDLVPVVGQMLLMGSIFLTYMAGVIPVEKSYASYQKTISDKNVFPESSDISGSSAKQNSGFESKYVLNVVREKLLNSLNALANKDYSGDIIVQSAKRPLSLSAVARGPKLRLLWAAFQQVEEEVNSFSISTAVGMDDLFETFYEIIQRSCHSTCTAWLEKEFFLLKGSADKELASMILEKVKGDITIVQSITRSGKKDLYAELLSYLTFGSLREDCYYDSRIFAVHGISILEDLVIALADGVASVYLEFISVDSDVSSKTNSLDMSLCALSTRELQKLRNEVALNQWLYHNMDTVVSMYEDRFDLCILESQPVDVTDSIQTEEQNWWKRLTQQNSKAMSPELHCIDISHFSMPVKRTKELRAVTGWRYYFSLFLELSDITMPLIRAVIDKVSDAISFFLVSLIGRSLGLIYTGIRQSLRWK, via the exons atggcAGAATGTGTGGCTTCTGCATTCTGTGTTAAACTGGTTACGCAGAGAAGGCCTGTTAGAGAGAGGGGCTTCTCGCGTCAGATTACAAATCTCAAGACTTTTCAAAG AAAGTATTCCAGAAGTGGATGTAAATTTGTTCACTTTTCTACATGGAAGACATTTGATCTGAGTGTATTTGGGACCACACATTTGAAATTCACTCCTCGTCTTCAGGAACTTCCATTAAAGTGCATTGGTTTAGGGGCTTTGGTTGACTTTAATGGTGCAAAAGCCTCTGATTTGGTTCCAGTTGTTGGCCAGATGCTTTTGATGGGCAGTATATTTCTCACTTATATGGCTGGAGTAATTCCTGTTGAGAAATCTTATGCTAGTTATCAAAAGACTATTTCTGATAAAAATGTGTTTCCTGAAAGCTCAGACATTTCTGGTAG TTCAGCGAAGCAAAATTCTGGTTTTGAGTCAAAGTATGTATTGAATGTGGTGAGAGAAAAACTTTTAAATTCTCTAAATGCTTTAGCTAACAAGGATTATTCTGGAGACATCATCGTTCAATCTGCAAAGAGACCCTTGAGTTTAAGTGCTGTTGCCAGGGGTCCAAAGTTAAGGTTGCTTTGGGCTGCTTTTCAGCAAGTTGAGGAAGAG GTTAATAGTTTCAGCATTTCCACAGCTGTTGGTATGGATGATCTGTTTGAAACgttttatgaaattattcaGAGATCTTGTCACTCTACCTGTACTGCATGGCtggaaaaagaatttttccttcTAAAGGGCAGTGCTGACaag GAACTTGCTTCTATGATACTTGAAAAAGTGAAAGGAGATATCACTATTGTACAGAGCATTACAAGGTCTGGCAAGAAAGATCTGTATGCAGAATTACTTTCATATCTTACTTTTGGTTCTCTCAG GGAGGATTGCTATTATGATTCGCGTATATTTGCTGTGCATGGGATTTCCATTTTAGAAGATTTAGTGATTGCTCTAGCAGATGGGGTTGCAAGCGTATATCTGGAGTTTATTTCAGTTGATAGTGATGTGTCAAGTAAAACCAATAGTTTGGATATGTCATTATGTGCTTTATCCACCAGAGAGCTCCAAAAGTTACGTAATGAG GTGGCTTTGAACCAGTGGTTGTACCACAACATGGACACAGTTGTGTCAATGTATGAGGATCGCTTTGACCTGTGTATTCTTGAGAGCCAACCTGTTGATGTAACAGACAGTATTCAGACCGAAGAGCAAAATTGGTGGAAGAGGCTTACCCAGCAAAATTCAAAAGCAATGTCACCTGAATTACATTGTATTGACATTAGCCATTTCTCAATGCCTGTAAAGCGGACCAAGGAATTAAGAGCTGTGACAGGGTG GCGATATTATTTCAGCCTCTTTCTTGAGTTGTCTGACATCACCATGCCTCTAATTAGAGCAGTTATTGATAAAGTGAGTGATGCAATCTCATTCTTTTTAGTTAGCTTGATTGGGAGGTCTTTAGGACTCATTTATACAGGCATTAGACAGTCTCTCAGATGGAAGTGA